The following proteins come from a genomic window of Anaerobutyricum hallii:
- the alaS gene encoding alanine--tRNA ligase, protein MKKYGVNELRRMYLEFFESKGHLAMKSFSLVPHNDNSLLLINAGMAPLKPYFTGQEIPPRKRVTTCQKCIRTGDIENVGKTDRHGTFFEMLGNFSFGDYFKHEAIAWSWEFLTEVVGLDADRLYPSVYLEDDEAFAIWRDEIGIAPERIFKFGKEDNFWEHGAGPCGPCSEIYYDRGEKYGCGKPGCTVGCDCDRYMEVWNNVFTQFENDGHNNYTTLKQKNIDTGMGLERLAVIVQDVGSIFDVDTIRSLRDKICEVAKKNYKENEQDDISIRLITDHIRSATFMISDGIMPSNEGRGYVLRRIIRRAARHGRLLGIEGKFLAELSKTVIEGSKDGYPELEEKKDFIYNVIIQEEGKFNKTIDQGLAILADLEESMKEKGVKELDGEDAFKLYDTYGFPLDLTKEILEEKGYTVNEEAFQACMNEQKEKARNARKTTNYMGADVTVYESIDPSVTSTFVGYDTQECDSKITVMTTDTELTEALTDGQAGTIFVDETPFYATGGGQHADSGVITCKDGEFIVEDVVKMLGGKIGHIGHVTKGMFKVGDTVTLSVNKAQRADTAKGHSATHLLQKSLRTVLGNHVEQSGSYVDKDRLRFDFSHFQALTAEEIAEVEKMVNDKIAEDIAVNTEIMSVDEAKKTGAMALFGEKYGDKVRVVTMGDFSKEFCAGTHVPHTGVIKAFKIISETGVAAGVRRIEALTGDGVMKYYLDEEKTLHEAAKAAKAEPHKLAEKIQSMLDEIKALTAENEKLKDQIAKSEVADVMDQVVEAGDYKVLPVSVKDVDMNALRTLGDDLKDKIGSGVIILASDMGGKVNLIVTATDDAVKAGAHAGKIIKEAAALVGGGGGGRPNMAQAGGKNPAGIKAALEKAVEIAKEQL, encoded by the coding sequence TTGAAAAAGTATGGAGTAAACGAACTTCGAAGAATGTATCTGGAGTTTTTTGAGAGCAAGGGACATCTTGCAATGAAGAGTTTCTCACTGGTTCCACATAATGATAACAGTTTATTACTGATCAATGCAGGTATGGCACCATTGAAACCTTATTTTACAGGACAGGAGATTCCACCACGAAAGAGAGTAACAACCTGTCAGAAGTGTATTCGTACCGGTGATATTGAAAACGTTGGTAAGACAGACCGTCATGGTACATTTTTTGAAATGCTTGGTAACTTCTCTTTTGGAGATTATTTTAAACACGAAGCAATCGCATGGTCATGGGAGTTCCTTACAGAAGTTGTAGGGCTTGATGCAGACAGATTATATCCATCTGTATACTTAGAAGACGATGAGGCATTTGCTATCTGGAGAGATGAGATTGGAATTGCTCCGGAACGCATTTTTAAGTTTGGAAAAGAAGATAACTTCTGGGAACATGGTGCAGGTCCTTGTGGTCCTTGTTCCGAGATTTATTATGACCGCGGAGAAAAATACGGCTGTGGTAAGCCAGGTTGTACGGTAGGTTGTGATTGTGACCGTTACATGGAAGTATGGAATAACGTATTTACTCAGTTTGAAAATGACGGACATAATAACTATACAACATTAAAACAGAAAAATATTGATACCGGTATGGGATTAGAGCGTCTTGCTGTTATTGTTCAGGATGTAGGATCTATTTTTGATGTAGATACGATTCGTTCCCTTCGTGATAAGATTTGTGAAGTAGCAAAGAAGAATTATAAAGAGAATGAACAGGATGACATTTCAATCCGTCTGATCACAGACCATATCCGTTCCGCTACATTTATGATTTCTGACGGTATCATGCCAAGTAATGAAGGTCGTGGATATGTTCTTCGCCGTATTATCAGAAGAGCAGCTCGTCATGGACGTTTACTTGGTATCGAAGGTAAGTTTTTAGCAGAACTTAGCAAGACAGTGATTGAAGGTTCTAAAGATGGTTATCCGGAATTAGAAGAAAAGAAAGATTTCATTTACAATGTTATCATTCAGGAGGAAGGTAAGTTCAATAAGACAATCGATCAGGGTCTTGCAATCCTTGCTGATTTAGAAGAATCCATGAAGGAAAAAGGTGTAAAAGAGCTTGATGGTGAAGATGCCTTCAAACTTTATGATACGTATGGATTTCCATTAGACCTTACAAAAGAAATTCTTGAGGAAAAAGGATACACTGTAAATGAAGAAGCATTCCAGGCTTGCATGAATGAGCAGAAAGAAAAAGCAAGAAATGCAAGAAAGACAACAAACTACATGGGTGCTGATGTTACTGTTTACGAATCAATTGATCCATCTGTAACAAGTACTTTTGTTGGATATGATACACAGGAATGTGATTCTAAGATTACAGTTATGACAACAGATACAGAGCTTACAGAGGCATTAACTGACGGACAGGCAGGAACAATCTTTGTTGATGAGACACCATTTTACGCTACAGGCGGTGGACAGCATGCCGACAGTGGTGTGATCACATGTAAAGATGGTGAATTTATTGTAGAAGATGTTGTGAAGATGCTCGGTGGTAAGATCGGACATATCGGACATGTCACAAAAGGAATGTTTAAAGTTGGTGATACGGTAACTTTATCTGTAAATAAAGCACAGAGAGCAGACACAGCAAAAGGACACAGTGCAACACATCTTCTTCAGAAATCTTTACGTACCGTTCTTGGAAATCATGTAGAACAGTCCGGTTCTTATGTTGATAAAGACCGTCTTCGTTTTGACTTCTCTCACTTCCAGGCATTAACAGCAGAGGAAATCGCTGAAGTAGAGAAGATGGTAAATGATAAAATTGCGGAAGATATTGCTGTAAACACAGAGATTATGAGTGTTGACGAAGCAAAGAAAACTGGTGCAATGGCATTATTCGGAGAAAAATATGGTGACAAAGTACGAGTTGTTACAATGGGAGACTTCTCCAAAGAATTTTGTGCAGGTACACATGTACCACACACAGGAGTAATCAAAGCATTTAAGATTATTTCTGAGACAGGTGTTGCAGCAGGAGTAAGACGTATCGAGGCATTAACCGGAGACGGTGTAATGAAATATTACCTTGATGAAGAAAAAACACTTCATGAAGCAGCAAAAGCAGCAAAGGCAGAGCCTCATAAATTAGCAGAAAAGATTCAGTCCATGCTTGACGAGATCAAAGCACTTACCGCAGAGAATGAAAAGTTAAAAGATCAGATTGCAAAGAGTGAAGTTGCAGATGTAATGGATCAGGTAGTGGAAGCAGGCGATTACAAAGTACTTCCAGTATCCGTAAAAGACGTTGATATGAATGCTCTGCGTACTTTAGGTGATGACCTTAAAGATAAGATTGGAAGCGGTGTTATTATCCTTGCTTCCGATATGGGCGGAAAAGTTAACTTAATCGTAACTGCAACAGATGATGCTGTAAAAGCAGGAGCACATGCCGGAAAGATCATCAAAGAGGCAGCAGCCTTAGTAGGTGGCGGCGGTGGTGGACGTCCAAATATGGCTCAGGCCGGTGGAAAGAATCCAGCAGGAATCAAAGCTGCATTAGAAAAAGCAGTGGAAATCGCAAAAGAACAATTATAA
- a CDS encoding peptide deformylase, which yields MIRPIMRDVLFLKKKAVPATKNDMSVVQDLLDTLKANEAGCVGMAANMIGVNKRIIAVNMGFANIAMLNPMIVSKKEPYEAEEGCLSLKGVRKTTRYQEIEVEYEDIHFKKQHQKYKGWVAQIIQHEVDHCEGIII from the coding sequence ATGATTCGACCGATTATGAGAGATGTTTTGTTTCTCAAAAAGAAAGCAGTTCCTGCGACAAAAAACGATATGTCAGTAGTGCAGGATTTACTTGATACGTTAAAGGCAAATGAAGCTGGCTGTGTTGGAATGGCAGCAAATATGATTGGGGTAAATAAAAGAATTATTGCGGTGAATATGGGATTTGCGAATATTGCGATGTTAAATCCGATGATTGTGAGTAAAAAAGAACCATATGAAGCGGAAGAAGGCTGTTTATCTTTAAAAGGAGTTAGAAAAACGACTCGATATCAGGAGATAGAAGTGGAGTATGAAGATATTCATTTTAAAAAACAGCACCAGAAGTATAAAGGCTGGGTGGCGCAGATTATACAGCATGAGGTGGATCATTGCGAAGGGATAATTATTTGA
- a CDS encoding PD-(D/E)XK nuclease family transposase, with protein MPDSTILQPEGLEQRYERYKEKIKHFTIMNDIFMRNVLKEISCTEYILQVIMNKKELTVIDQTLQKDYKNLQGRSAILDCVAKDAENNFFNVEIQGENDGASPKRARYHCGLLDMNLLNPGDLFDNLPETYVIFITKNDVLGYNLPINHIRRRSNETGEIFEDGQHILYVNSKKQDDTELGRLMHDLHCKEADKMYSNVLSARVLQLKETTEGVNQMCQELEEIYNEGEQSGELKKARETALTLLDMGMPAEQIAKAVNFSIETVQNWIAETNS; from the coding sequence ATGCCAGATTCCACAATCTTACAGCCAGAAGGCTTAGAACAACGCTACGAAAGATATAAAGAAAAGATAAAACACTTTACGATAATGAATGACATCTTTATGCGGAATGTTTTAAAGGAAATTTCATGTACGGAATATATTCTTCAGGTTATCATGAACAAAAAGGAACTAACGGTAATCGACCAGACTTTACAAAAAGATTATAAAAATCTCCAAGGGCGTTCCGCCATTTTAGACTGCGTGGCAAAAGATGCAGAGAATAATTTTTTTAATGTGGAGATTCAAGGTGAGAATGATGGTGCTTCTCCAAAAAGAGCCAGATACCACTGCGGTCTACTGGATATGAACCTACTGAATCCAGGCGATCTTTTTGACAATCTCCCAGAAACTTATGTCATTTTCATTACTAAAAATGATGTCCTTGGATATAACCTGCCAATCAACCACATAAGAAGACGAAGCAACGAAACCGGAGAAATATTTGAAGATGGACAACATATTTTATATGTAAACTCGAAAAAACAGGACGACACCGAATTAGGCCGCTTAATGCATGACTTACATTGCAAAGAAGCAGACAAAATGTATAGTAATGTCCTGTCTGCAAGAGTACTGCAGTTAAAAGAAACTACGGAAGGAGTGAACCAAATGTGTCAGGAATTAGAAGAAATCTATAATGAAGGAGAGCAGTCTGGCGAATTAAAAAAAGCAAGAGAAACTGCCCTTACTCTTCTTGATATGGGAATGCCAGCAGAACAGATTGCAAAAGCTGTAAATTTCTCTATTGAAACTGTTCAGAATTGGATAGCAGAAACCAACTCCTGA
- the rpsU gene encoding 30S ribosomal protein S21: MSSIIVKENESLDSALRRFKRSCAKAGIQQEIRKREHYEKPSVKRKKKSEAARKRKYK, encoded by the coding sequence ATGTCAAGTATTATCGTTAAAGAAAACGAATCTTTAGACAGCGCTCTTCGTCGTTTTAAGAGAAGCTGTGCTAAAGCAGGTATTCAGCAGGAGATTCGTAAAAGAGAACACTATGAGAAACCAAGTGTGAAACGTAAAAAGAAATCTGAAGCTGCTAGAAAACGAAAATATAAATAA
- a CDS encoding IS1182 family transposase — MTITKIIQKDYTSSILNYQFKLPLEMEVLIEDNDPVRLLSVFVEGLELTDLYNSYQKIKKNQVSPRQMFKIILYAAMNHIYSSRDIETACKRDINFMYLLEGKPAPDHSTIARFLSAHFSQCSKKTLAEVTEVLLDIGEISGVQVFIDGTKMESVAGRYTFVWKKAVTKFQNRLAERIAVFVEGLELSYGIHFIFNGTTFGIRTLKKIRKRLYRIKEEEGIIFVHGCGKKQSKLQKDIKELETYLAKYKEYNQKIHTCGERSSYSKTDKDATFMRMKEDHLGTGQLKPGYNVQHGVDSEYITWVDTNQKTNDTQALIPFLQDMESHLSFRYRDIVADAGYESEENYLFIEENGQIAYIKPGNYERSKKARYRNDIGRAENMTYDEEENSYVCHNGKKLEWRCDTERTSKTGYTRVTSIYECKECKGCPCKTDCIHGNHCKTPIEERKKTLHVQKTLNAKRKECVERITSDYGKQLRMNRSIQVEGSFADIKADMGFRRYTYRGMENILAQNIILAIAHNINKLHNKIQNDCTGQHLFELKKSA; from the coding sequence ATGACAATCACAAAAATTATACAAAAAGATTATACATCATCTATATTAAATTATCAATTCAAACTTCCTCTTGAAATGGAAGTTCTCATCGAAGACAATGACCCGGTACGCCTGTTGAGTGTATTTGTGGAGGGGCTGGAATTAACCGATCTTTATAATTCTTATCAGAAGATCAAAAAAAATCAGGTATCACCGCGTCAGATGTTCAAGATTATCCTTTATGCTGCTATGAACCATATCTATTCGAGCAGGGACATTGAAACTGCCTGTAAGAGAGATATCAATTTCATGTATCTTTTAGAAGGAAAACCAGCACCAGATCATTCCACTATCGCCAGATTTCTCTCTGCTCATTTTTCGCAGTGTTCCAAAAAGACTCTGGCAGAAGTAACAGAAGTCCTTCTTGACATCGGTGAGATCTCCGGTGTTCAGGTTTTTATTGACGGAACAAAGATGGAATCTGTAGCAGGCCGCTATACTTTCGTATGGAAGAAAGCCGTCACAAAATTTCAGAACAGATTAGCAGAAAGGATCGCTGTTTTTGTGGAAGGACTGGAACTCTCTTACGGGATCCATTTTATCTTCAATGGGACAACGTTTGGTATCAGGACATTGAAAAAAATACGGAAAAGACTTTACCGGATCAAGGAAGAAGAGGGGATTATCTTTGTTCATGGATGCGGCAAAAAGCAGTCAAAACTGCAAAAAGATATCAAAGAATTAGAGACCTATCTTGCGAAATACAAAGAATACAATCAAAAGATCCATACCTGCGGGGAACGGAGCAGTTACTCAAAAACAGATAAGGATGCTACCTTTATGCGGATGAAAGAAGATCATCTGGGCACTGGGCAGTTGAAACCAGGATATAATGTCCAGCATGGAGTGGATTCGGAGTATATCACATGGGTTGACACGAACCAGAAAACAAATGATACACAGGCACTGATTCCATTTTTGCAGGATATGGAGTCACATCTGAGCTTTCGGTATCGGGATATCGTTGCAGATGCCGGTTATGAAAGTGAAGAGAATTATCTTTTTATTGAAGAGAACGGTCAGATAGCGTATATCAAACCAGGTAACTATGAAAGGTCCAAAAAAGCAAGATACCGGAATGATATTGGGCGGGCCGAAAATATGACTTATGATGAGGAAGAAAACAGCTATGTGTGTCATAATGGGAAAAAGCTGGAATGGAGATGCGATACAGAGAGAACATCAAAAACAGGATATACCCGTGTCACATCAATATACGAATGTAAAGAGTGTAAAGGCTGCCCGTGTAAAACGGACTGTATTCATGGGAATCATTGTAAAACACCAATAGAAGAGAGAAAAAAGACACTCCATGTACAAAAGACCTTAAATGCAAAACGGAAGGAATGCGTGGAGAGGATTACCAGTGATTACGGAAAACAGTTGCGAATGAACCGGAGTATACAGGTGGAAGGATCATTTGCGGACATAAAAGCAGATATGGGATTTCGCCGGTACACCTATCGAGGAATGGAAAATATCCTAGCACAGAATATTATTCTGGCAATCGCCCATAACATAAACAAACTTCACAATAAGATTCAGAATGACTGTACAGGACAGCATTTGTTTGAACTAAAAAAGAGTGCCTGA
- the dhaK gene encoding dihydroxyacetone kinase subunit DhaK: MKKIINAVDQVENQMIEGMVKAFPQYVKKLDCGNVVVRAQKKTGKVALISGGGSGHEPAHGGFVGKGMLDAAVAGVVFTSPTPDQIYEGIKAVDDGKGVLMVVKNYTGDVLNFEMAAEMAADMDGIDVKEVVVNDDVAVQDSLYTTGRRGVAGTVFVHKIAGALAERGASLDEVQAVAQKVIDNVRTMGMAIKPCTVPAAGEPGFELADDEMEIGIGIHGEPGVEKKPLETADEIVDTLLEKILADIDYAGSEVAVMINGCGSTPLMELFIVNNHVADVLAEKGIKVYKTMVGEYMTSLEMEGFSITLLRLDDQMKELLDDEADTPALTVAK, from the coding sequence TTGAAGAAGATTATTAATGCAGTAGATCAGGTAGAAAACCAGATGATAGAAGGTATGGTTAAGGCTTTCCCTCAGTATGTTAAGAAGCTTGACTGTGGTAATGTTGTTGTCAGAGCGCAGAAGAAGACTGGCAAGGTAGCATTAATCAGTGGTGGTGGAAGCGGACATGAGCCAGCACATGGCGGATTTGTTGGAAAAGGTATGTTAGATGCTGCAGTTGCAGGTGTTGTATTTACTTCTCCTACTCCTGATCAGATTTATGAAGGAATTAAAGCTGTTGATGATGGCAAGGGCGTTTTAATGGTAGTAAAGAACTATACAGGTGATGTTCTTAACTTCGAGATGGCAGCAGAGATGGCAGCGGATATGGATGGCATCGATGTAAAAGAAGTTGTTGTTAATGATGACGTAGCTGTACAGGATTCTTTATATACAACAGGTCGTCGTGGTGTTGCCGGAACTGTATTTGTACATAAGATTGCCGGAGCATTAGCAGAAAGAGGAGCAAGCCTTGACGAAGTACAGGCTGTTGCTCAGAAAGTTATTGATAACGTAAGAACAATGGGTATGGCTATTAAGCCTTGTACTGTACCAGCAGCCGGAGAACCTGGATTTGAACTGGCTGACGATGAGATGGAGATCGGTATTGGTATCCATGGAGAACCTGGTGTTGAGAAGAAACCTCTTGAAACAGCAGATGAGATTGTTGATACACTTCTTGAGAAGATTTTAGCAGATATCGATTATGCAGGATCTGAAGTTGCAGTGATGATTAATGGATGTGGATCTACTCCTTTAATGGAACTGTTCATCGTTAATAATCATGTAGCAGATGTTTTAGCTGAGAAAGGTATCAAAGTATATAAGACAATGGTAGGCGAATATATGACATCTCTTGAGATGGAAGGATTCTCTATTACATTACTTCGTCTGGATGATCAGATGAAAGAACTTTTAGATGATGAGGCAGATACTCCTGCACTTACCGTTGCAAAATAA
- the dhaL gene encoding dihydroxyacetone kinase subunit DhaL — translation MADVKKVIEIIDKIIADVDEQKLFLTELDNVIGDGDHGINLARGFDAVKTIEGTFEGKDIGAILKAIGMKLVSTVGGASGPLYGTAFMKSGALLNGKTEMDMNDFIEMLQVSIDGIMKRGKAVKGEKTMLDAMIPAHDAIAASYEADKDAKKALEAGVKAAEEGIEYTKTIIATKGRASYLGERSIGHQDPGATSFTLMLKAVQELA, via the coding sequence ATGGCAGACGTAAAAAAAGTAATTGAGATCATTGACAAGATTATTGCAGATGTAGATGAGCAGAAGTTATTTTTAACAGAGCTTGATAATGTAATTGGTGACGGTGACCATGGAATTAATCTTGCTCGTGGTTTTGATGCAGTTAAAACAATTGAAGGAACATTTGAAGGTAAAGATATCGGAGCTATTTTAAAAGCAATCGGAATGAAGCTTGTTTCTACTGTTGGTGGTGCTTCCGGTCCTTTATACGGAACTGCATTTATGAAGTCAGGTGCTTTACTGAATGGTAAGACAGAGATGGATATGAATGACTTTATCGAAATGCTTCAGGTTTCTATTGACGGTATCATGAAGCGTGGTAAGGCAGTAAAAGGCGAGAAGACTATGCTTGATGCTATGATTCCGGCACATGATGCAATTGCAGCTTCCTATGAAGCAGATAAAGATGCAAAGAAAGCTTTAGAAGCAGGCGTAAAGGCTGCAGAAGAAGGTATCGAATATACAAAGACAATTATCGCAACAAAAGGTCGTGCAAGCTATCTTGGAGAGAGAAGTATCGGACACCAGGATCCAGGCGCTACTTCATTTACATTAATGCTTAAAGCAGTACAGGAACTTGCATAA
- the dhaM gene encoding dihydroxyacetone kinase phosphoryl donor subunit DhaM, which translates to MVGIVVVSHSQKLAEGVVELASLMAPETPMKAAGGMDDGGFGTSFEKITEAVEEVYSEDGVAIFMDLGSAVMTTEMVLESMEDRKIKMVDCPVAEGTIAAAVVAAGGASLEEVVQVAQASKEQAKF; encoded by the coding sequence ATGGTAGGTATTGTTGTTGTATCCCATAGCCAGAAGTTAGCAGAAGGTGTTGTGGAATTAGCATCTTTAATGGCACCGGAAACACCGATGAAGGCAGCCGGTGGAATGGATGACGGCGGATTTGGGACAAGTTTTGAAAAAATTACAGAAGCAGTCGAAGAAGTGTATAGTGAGGATGGCGTAGCAATCTTTATGGATTTAGGAAGCGCTGTTATGACAACAGAGATGGTCTTAGAATCTATGGAAGACCGCAAGATTAAGATGGTTGACTGTCCTGTTGCAGAAGGAACGATTGCAGCAGCAGTAGTTGCCGCAGGAGGAGCTTCTCTTGAAGAAGTTGTGCAGGTAGCACAAGCATCGAAAGAACAGGCAAAATTCTAA
- a CDS encoding YabP/YqfC family sporulation protein, with product MLERKSSFVCSVNGAKEISIENYGSLGDFSDKKIVLNCYKCKMIIEGEGLLIEYFTDVDMKITGHIHSIHF from the coding sequence ATGCTGGAAAGGAAGAGTTCTTTTGTCTGTTCGGTAAATGGAGCCAAAGAAATCAGTATAGAAAATTATGGGAGTCTGGGTGATTTCAGTGATAAAAAGATTGTGTTGAACTGCTATAAATGTAAGATGATTATTGAGGGGGAAGGTCTTTTAATTGAATATTTTACCGATGTTGATATGAAGATTACAGGTCATATTCATTCAATTCATTTTTGA